AGGGAAAAACTTTGCGTGTTATTTAAGATGAAAACATTTAAGTTAAAAAGGCATTAATTTTAATCAGATATGCGAGAGGAAGACCCATGGCGTGAGGAAAACTTATTGAAGGAATGGATAGCGCTTTACAATTGAGGGGGTTTTCCCCGAAAAGAGCTACAAAGGGAAAGTAGAAGAGGAAAAATAGATGAGAAATGAGATTCGATGGAAAACAGAGCAAAATATTCTAAGCAGATTTCGATAGGATCttaacacaaaataattatggATACAGCCATAGAAAACTGCCCAGAAATTGTAATGTTAACtatgaaatattgaaatttgtgaattaaatatgtttaaaaactatttccaattctatttatatttctattaaTCCAAATCCAAGTCAATAATTTGATTTGGTGCATTATTCAAAGACATTACTGGCGCGGCAGTTTCTGCGTTCAAAAACTCCTTCAAAAATTGTTCATTGCTCAGCGAATTCTTCACAGAATCCTTCATTCCAACCTCAACCGACTTAGTGTCCATCTTATCCTGACAAAAATCGAATATCTTCTGATCCTGCATAATGTCTTCAAGTGCTTCGCTGTTTTGCCAGTTTATCTCCTTGCGCATAAACAAAGGATTGCCCTGACGATCAACCAGACTGCCGACACAGTCATAAATGGTGTCCAATTGATTCTGCCAGCGCTCCACAAATGCTGCGCGCTCCAGAGGCTCCAACGGAAGTTCTGTATTCAAATAACGACTGAAGTCGGTTCCCGCCACAAAGTTGAGACTGCCGCCGGCAATGAATTCGGAGTCTGCCGATACATCGTAGATTTTGCCTTTAAAAGCGACCAGAATCCTGCCATCCTGTCGTGTGCCATTGTAGCGTTTGAGCTGTCCGAGTGTCAGCTTGAGGGAGTGTAACGGTGGCAACACTGGCGCCTCATAGAGCGTATTGATCTGCGACCAACTCTTGTACACATGAGCATAGATATAGAAGAGTATGATGACACATGAGATCAGCACACAGCCGACAATGGCACCAAATTCCACACCAAAAACCATTTTAttgtgaattttgttttgtgccgAACAGAAAATGTTGAAGTAATGTTTGAATCGAAAAggaaatacacaaaaacaaacagcaaagtCAAGGCCAGGTGGCAGCTTTCTCCCCCTAAAACTACTCCCAGTCACAGCTCTTTCCCTTTTCTAAAAGTTCTGCCATCCACAGCTTATTTCCACTCTAAAACTACTCCCAATTCCAGTTCTTGTCTCGGCTGATATTTGCTCTGATAATACCCACATTTTTTCCCACTTATTGTCTCTGGGTATCAAGTGGCTGTCTGTTATCAAATTGCCGAGCAGTATCAGTTATCATTCgcggtgccagtgccagtgccccagGGCAGGTGATAATGTCAGCAAGTGTATCAGGAGCACAGAAATTGGAGCACAGGCAACTCGGAGCACGCAAAAAGAAACTcgacaaaatgttgaaattgtttttctgtATTATCAGTTgattaaatatgaattataTGAACAAAtaagacacagccacagcacacacacacacacagctgagtgtgtgcttgtgtgggAATGAAAAATGATAAGGCGCCGGCAGAAATGAGCGACAAGAGACACCCTATACAGGGtgccctgtgtgtgtttagagTTACTTTCAAATGACTTTTAGATGATaattaatatgaaaatttgtgtgaatatttatgtgtatattcatatttatgtttacatatttttgttcatttttgttgtttaatttcgCTGTGGAAACgagtttaatttttttggctCATATTAGCAACagttttttatggtttctaGGCGTTAATcataatttgcattgaatttgtatttgaacttaaaattaacaaaagtTTTAGTAAGGTTTTATTGGTTTTAATAAAAGTTTTAAAACAAACTATAAGCATAAATTAGTTTAGTCATAATTttcacaaataaaatcaaaactaaaccactttaattttcatttttagttATAACAGTAATTTATAATAGTTTTCACAtcatgtattttatttttagaagtAGTAATTtttcacaaaataaataatttagtttttcATGGCCTTTAGTGTAAACATCTTTTTGCACTCTCAAAACCCACAGCAAACTTAATGCAATTCAGTGTAAACGAacacaaatttataatttcaaatttcgCTTCTTTTGTAGCCTTTCACTTTGCACTTCTTCCGTTCGTTTTGGTTTACTTTCGAGTACTTACCCAATGAAATCTTTGATAAAACAATAAACCTTAAATAAACCGCGATCATTGTTGAGCAGATAATCGGGCTGTATCATGGCTGCTGGCATTAGATGGatgtttttctgctgttgctgctgcatttcttgggtgctgccgctgctgctgctcgtcgccatattggcagccattttgtgGGCTAACGTagccattttgttgttactttcgttgttgttgccgccatGCTGGCACACATAATGCTcatgcagttgttgttgttgttgttttagctgttattttgttgttgtagtaattgattttgttgcaaaGTTATTTGCGGCTGCTCGCAGCACATTCGCGGCTTTTTCTTGCGAGGCACAAAGTTTCGTATGAacttttaaatcaaaattaaacttATGGAAAATAGaggtaaataaattgtttaaaaaataaaccctGGAAGCAGGGGGTCTCTAATATTACTACAAGATATTTTTAAGGTAACTTTTAAAACTCGTTCTGGAGTGCTTTGAATCAGATTCGAAGTAAATTTGGAATGGTTCAAGAACCTAAGAAATGCTCCTGCAAAAAAGTTCTCTACTGGAAACCCACTGGATTGCGCAGAAGAAAAGATTCCTGTATGTTAAGGCTCCAATGCATTGGAGATATTCTGCCATTTCGGTTGAAATACAATTAGCCACaattgcatacatttttgttctaCTTTTAACCTGCTAAAATATTCTTCTATTTCGCTGTAGAATCTACTTAGGCCATGGAATTATTTGATAAGTATTTCAGCCAAAATTGAGTTTAATTTTGTCATCGAAATAAATTCAAGAACAATCTGCAAGCTTCAGATTATCTTCTCTCTAAATTGTGGACTTCAGATTACATAAATCATAATcagaacaaagcaaagaagaaacaaaTAGCGAcgaacaaaattcaaattacaaaagcaattggcaaatattattttttgtaatttggTTGCCATGTTGCAACCTTGCAACcaattttccattaatttccGTTGCACTTCAGTGAGTGTGTTTTGGGTGTTCGTGTGGGTGTCGTTGCattaatgtttgtttgtgtgtgtgtgtgtctgtgtgtgtgtgttgcctcTGTTTGTAGCATGTGTCATCATAAAAAGCAAAGTTCCAGCAGCCATGGAAAtaaagcatttaattaacattttgccCAGCCACTGACATGCCACAGGCATTTTGGCTGGCGGTGGCTGCATGCAGCATgccgcaaacacacaaaaacacgtACACGAAGCGAGAGATGAGCACTTACATAACAGTACATGAAGCGGATGAGCGAGCAGACGAGATGCAGTAACAGAGAAATATATTCGGGTGAGTCAGGGTCTGAGATTTgtgggaaaatattttgaatttgatgGGGAAATGGGGGGATAATGGAATGTCGACTGCAGAGAAATGTTATTGTTGATTTTGGGTCGTTTTTGTTAGTTCTTTAAGCATTTTTGAAACAGttcaaatattatttagtgctaagaaaatacccaaaaaataaactgaatTTCGGTTTCAACTGTGAAAATTTCAGAGCTCCCGAATTCCccttcaatttatttattttgcactttatttattattaaacgAATGTTTGGCATATTGAGCCACCCTCTTGCTTAGGAAACTGAGCTACACTTGCCACAACTGACTGTCAAAATGTAATATGTCGCCGCAGAGAAAAATCTGCCAGTGGGGCACTGGGAAGGAGAAAGCaacaaatggcagccagctgACAACCAGCTGACAGCTCTGCTCTGGAATTATGACAGCTGTTAGAGCTGGAGGCGCACACAGTCCCCACTGACCGCAGACTTTTAGCTAGTGCTGTGTGTCCGACAACTTGTTAGAGATGTCCCACGAAACATAGCGATAACAGGCAGCAGATGCCTCCCTGGAGACACATTTCatgacacacaaaatacatcattaattaacataattaattGAGGGAATTCctaaagccaaaacaaataccAAGGTTAATGGGTACCTCAACGGAAATGTGTAATTTACCTGAAAAATAAGGTGACCCTGACTTTGACTTCCCCTCCTTCTGCCCCTTCCCCCGTGCCCTACCCACAAACAACCTGCCAGTCACGTTCTAAAGAGGCGGCCCCCAAAGTACATTTTTTGTCAAGTGGTCCACACACTTCTAAACCGAAAAGTACtcagaaggcaggcaggcagcgacggggacgacgacgacgactattTCCATCCAAAGAGTTGGAAAACCTTGAGTTCcctcctcccctccctcccctccGCCCCCACAACCACTAGTTCACTCAATTGAAACTGACACACGGCGCCGcagtaagcagcagcagcagcagcagcatgccccCAGCATGTCCCAGCGTggggccaaaacaaaaacgttttgccttgaacaaaaaaatgtattcataaTGGCACAAAAATCTCTCATTCTTTCTGAGTGTGTTTGAGCAGAGAATGAAATGCAAGTCGAATGTTTTGTCGAGACAATGAATGTTTGACAAGGATTCCTTCtcgcctgctcctgccgctgtgTGGTCTGGCACGTGCACGGCCCCAGAGCCTTGATTTATTGGCTGGGGCATGAAGCCGTGGGGAGTATTAAGAGATTATCCTTAATGGGAGGGTTCCAGCAGTTCATCAAGCTGGGAAAGAGGGGTTTAAAGTATATTAACTGCGGCTAGAACTCATAGAAAATGCAAACGATGACCACACAAATTATTGCTGGTGCGCTTGGAATATACAGAAAGGATGtagatcagggctcggcacggccctatcccatgggtgcgggacaaggcgctgctgctgcactgccctcacgtacaagcgtattacagtgattcgtaccaataccaatgttccgtttcacacacaaacgcaaaaacggctcgttaattgtatgggtgccgagccctgatgtagATGCAATGGCTCGTGGCACATCCGCAGTAGCGCCAGtgaaaggcaaaggaaagtAGAGTAGCGGGGAACGAAAGAACTACAATCGTAAGAGATGTTCAATGCAGTTGCCCTGTTCTACTGGGAACCCATTCTCATTCACTTTACTTTAGATTCAACGTTTGTAATATCCAGTAATCAGTTGGCTAGGTCCAAATGTGTTCTGAGAACTATGCATCCTAGAAGTATGCACCCGAAATTGCGTTGCTCTAGCATGAAAGTGTGCGAAAGTCAAGTGTTCAAGTAGCCAAAGAAGGAAAATACATACTTCAAGAGTTCTTCTGGCTGTGACATTTGTTTGAATAcgtttaatatattttttccttcCTGAAAGCTTAAAGTCTGCTGGTTATAACCGCTACTAAAAGTTTTTCCTGTGATTCTCCGTTCCTTATCCTCTttcccccactcccactcccttcCTTGAACTGCAAAAAGttgttcataaataaatgccaagAAAAATCTGTcgcacaataaaaataagaatCATTTAAgcatgaaatttatgcacatcAGAGAACAACGTcagctctccctctgcccctccctctgcctctctcccacCACCCATCGTAACTGTATCCACACTTTATTTGTCGCAAGTATCTTTTGGCGGACTTAAGCGCTACTCGCACGCAGCGCATTCAGaatgaaattatgcaaagtgGTAgctgtatgcatgtgtgtgtgtgtttatgtgtgtgagtgtgtattcACGCGTCATTGAGCTAAGGGGAGGGAGaaaaacagaggcagaggcggcggcagaggcagcggcagcggcatgtACAGCCAAGGATTGAAGCGAAGGACTCGTCAAGCTCCACCAAAAGCGCATTTCCCAGCCCCTCTCTGTCACACACaaccatacacacacacacacacagagaggaagagaagaaTCATGACCTTGACCTGAAAATTGCGCCAttctctccctcgctcgctcgctctcgctctcttagCTTCGCTCCCTCTCTACGGTTGTGTGTGCATTCCGTCTCTTTCTGTGCCTGCATCTGCCTGTGAATGGGCTAGCAGCAAAATACGAAACACGAAACACGGAACATGTTGTGTTATTTGAGTTGTTTAGTTTCCCGAGttcttttgttgccgctgcagagatccagcagcagagtggagcagcgtcccagcagcagcccacgcTCAAATGCAGCCACAGATGCCCAGctgcacagatacacacataaTTGTTGTCtgggtgttgtgtgtgtgtgtggcaaatgtgGGTCGTGGTTGATGTTCTCTTTGGGTCTGCCCCTCCACTCCCTCCTGCACTACTCGTCACGTACGTCGCTTCCTCGTctcttttttatggcttttcctTCAGCTGCAACTTCTGCTGCGTCTTGGACAATTGTTGGCGCCAAATGCAGTCAAGGACTTGAGCATTATAGCAAATGATTTCATCGCATAAATGTCAGGAGTACATGGGAGAGTACATGAGAGAAGAGCCTTGGCTTGTGGCACACAAGAAGCCCTTAATGGCGGCATCCATAAAAATTACTTTGTGCTGtggcaaatgtatttatggaTTCTATTTCTAGAGCAGTTCTGTGGTTGAGACTAATAAGGAGCTGCATGGAAGGAACCATTATTGAAAAGAGGGAACACAATGGCAGCAAATCGGTTGGGAATTTGCACATGAAATGCGTAAATGtgttaaaattaattgaatgacTTAATTCAATCGATTACGATTCGATGGTCTATTAGCTGCGTTCCTTTTAGCTTTTGTTCAATTGATTTATCATTAGTCAATAAATATATCCATACTGTCGGCgacattggatcattgcagaGCCAATCAACATCCATCGAAAAGCTGCCCCGAACCGGCTTAAGTCAGTTTGAGTTCATCAAGAGAAATGCACAGAACGCGATACGCTTAATAGACAAACAAACGATTAAGTGAACCCAGAGACCAGATGTTACTTCTCTCTATTAGATATATAatgtactcgtatgtacacTCGACTCACTGCAAATTATCAGCCTGAAAAGatctcaaattaaatatgttttttttcactAACCAAAATTGGCATTTAATAGACAGAGTTTGCCAATGCATTCAAGCGCATAGAGATCTTcgttttgattatttttggggtgtgttgtgtgctcCCCAACCCTCTCCTGCAAATGCTGAGGTCACCAATCATCagtattgcgtatacgccgtGACgcctttgtggctgccaaaAGTAAGGAAAAACACCCCCACAACCAGACAGTGCCAGACCTCACCCAACAACGGGGAAACGTACCTCGAGAACGCCaagcaaatgaatgaaattccAACTTTCAAGTAAAAATTGCGTAATCAAAGGGGGAGTGCGGGGCGTTgggcctttgcctttgcccttcTAAGGTTTTACCAACAAACGAACATAAGCTGACAAAATACAAacgaaaacacaaaagaaaacagaagaaaatACAAGGAAAGAAAGTAGCCTAAGAAGCAATAGGCAAACGGAGGAAGCAATAGGCAAATCGGGAAATGTGAGGAAGAACACCCAAAGgcaaaaatcaatgaattttttgttgtctacGAAATTCCGCCTTCAATCATTTTTGCACAATTAAACCAAAGTTCTCCTCCACCCTTCTTTATCGATCTGGGATTAATGGATATTATTGGGCTTCTTGGGGGGTGGCTGGTGCCAGAAGAACACTTTTATTGGCGTCCCATTAAGGACGCGCTGACATTGAAGGCAAAGTGCCAGTCAAGGCGATTAAATTTGTTGGCCTTTCAGTCAGCGCGCTCGCTCTCCTTGAATGTGAAGTGGGAGGGCACTGGCAGGGAACTGGCAGGGCACTATGGAGGAGGAAATATCGTACATTGTTAGGTGTAAACACTACAGTCCATACAGTTGGGGGTTGTTCTTCGTCCCCATCTAGTTCTGGTGGTTTGTTAGCAGGAAGCTTGGGTTATGTTGATTTTGATGGCCTGTGGGCAGTTTCTGTGGGTAGCTTGATTTGGGAACTAGTTCTTAATGACAAGAGCCAAAATGTTTCTTCTGCATAAAAGAGGAATACTAAGCATTAATAGCTGGTGTTTAATGTTTCGATTAATGTAACAtggagcaaaagaaaatgagaAACGATTTTTGACAGAAATTACTAAATGGAACCGCAATAAATCCAAGTACTTAAAAAACTCCTAGCTACGATCATGCTTTAGTTTCGAACTAGTATTGGAAATATAAAAGTATTTATGTAGCCTGTTATGCCAACAATGTacaattatttgaatttattataatttatgttttcagttttaatttatttctcaaTGTTTTTCCTAATTGTATAtctatttttttatgattaaCCTTTTTGATGGATTTCCAAACGGATTCTCCCTTCATTGGCCCCCAGAAATAACCCAAATTCCCTTTTCCTGACCCGTTTAACTTCAACCTCTGACCTCACCCAATCCCTTAAGGAAAAGCCCCAAGAAATAGACAAATTACAGGCTGAAAGGGGGCGGCATAGGTATAGACACCCTGGCCTCGATAGTTAATGCGATGTTGGTTTAATGCTGATAAAATGTTGGGAATAATTCGattatttgccatttattttgtcGTAAATCAGAAACAAAACCCGGAAAACAGAACTGAAAAGCGGacagaacacaaaacacaacaacaggaaTTTAGTTTTTTGGGGGTGCTCCACATTAccttttaataaatatatttccgttattaaaagcaatttctaaattgtttttgttttccatgaATGAAATGTTGTAATATTTTCTTGTTGCCGCTTCAATTGTGGTAATTATCTTTTGGTGGCAAGAACGGCCACCAACTGCAGATAAAATGGATGAATGGGGGGGTGGTGGACCAACAAATAGGCGCGAAATTCTAGAAAAAATATCTAGGGCCCgcgagagcgtgagagagcgCGCGTAACAGGGGGGGAATATCTGTATATAAttcacacagagagagcgagggaaaGAGCGCACATATACACGttttttgaatgaaatattCTTTTCTTTCCGCTTAAATGCAGATTAAACTTTTTCTTGTGGGATTTTTATACAATTCCCTTTAGCActtttgatttatatatttttaatttatttaattttaattctctgcacatgcacacacacacgctggggcacacacacacacagttacagttaccAAACGGTCTGACAGTCCGACGACGACTGAATGACTGACGGTCCGACCCAACGAGCAGCGCAAAACTTCCGCGTTTCGCACAACACGAAAATTTCCTTTCACGAAATTAAAAAAGGGGGATTTACCCTTAACACAATTggtgcacaaatatttgccgtTTCTTGCTAGAGTTCTACggatttgttgttgatttcgtttatataaaataaagtttagttaaggttttttgttgtgctgtgtgGGAAGCCAGCCAAAGTGTGGATTGACAGTCGAACGGCACTGACTGAGGGTAggatttctattattttttcacattttccttttgttgcttctttgcAACATGCAGATGAGAGGcacacagagcagaggcagagagagagagagcgagcgagcgagcgagtgtgTGGGAGAGCAAGCGCTCTGGGCGGCTGCAAGAGAGCGGGAAAGCCCCACCGCGTGCCacgtgagagagagcgagcgtggCGGTGGGTTTTTTTGGCTAAGGAAAGTGGGtgaatttctctctctctctctctctcaggcAGAAGCAATTTTTATTTCCCTTACCCCCATTAAAAATTTCCTTCTATCTAattatctctctctcagcctctctctctgtttcgcTCACTGTTACTCTTTCGATTTGTGTATAAGTTAACAAGAGTTAACTAAATTTACCACTGGGTGGGACGAATTCTGCATTATTGTAAAATAAGCAGTTTCGTCACCCGTGGGATCGCCGTCGTCGCGATCGCCGGATGCCGGCCGCCACTGGACACCGCACACGAGGCGCAAGGTCAGCACTTTTGCTGGGCAGCGACGAGCGCCGTGGCCGGCAGCTAAGGGTCTGCAAGTTGGAAGTTTAGAGTTCTTAagttagtttttaattatcagCCGAGTGGTGATGACATACAAAGTCTCGCCTTGCGGAAGTTAATCTCTCATTCCTTTGTTTAATATAATCAATAAATGACACGGTAATTCCCGTAgaacatttaaacattactGGCGCCCAACACGATCAAACCACCCCCGCCCGAGAAAGTAAATTAGTGCGGAGACAACGCCCACTAAGTGAAAATCggtaaaaagtgaaaaagtcataaatcaaaagatcAACAGTATCGGGTGCGGAGACAACGCCCActcgaaaaaaaaagtaaggGATTCAAAAATCAGTAAGCGAGGAGACAAAGCCCGCTAAGTGAACATCgccaaaaaagtgaaaaaaaaggtCAAACAAAAAGACCAAAAGACATCGAGTGCGGAGACCAAACCCGCTcgagaacaaataaaaaaataaaaaaaagaagacgtGGAGACAGTGAAGCGCGGAGACAACGCCCGCTTCACAACACGAACATAAAAAGTGCGTGCAACAATTGCACTAAGAAGCTCCACTAATTAACCCCAAACTGTTACACCAGAGCGGACGGCTTTGGGCAGCGGCGACGATAGAAGAGAGAGGAGGACAACGCAGAATAATATAAGAAATAATTTACCAAGTGGAGGAGAATAAAAGAGGAGCATGTAAGTGAAACTTTTCTTCAATTAtcgcccaaaaagaaaaaagtaaaaacaaaacaaaaaccaaacagataaaacgtttttatattcaaaaatattcgaCCGTCATTGTTCTCAAACAATGCTAAGCGCAAGTAAGAAACATAACACCGCACCATAAATACATTGTTGTCGgcgggcaacaacaacga
The sequence above is a segment of the Drosophila subobscura isolate 14011-0131.10 chromosome U, UCBerk_Dsub_1.0, whole genome shotgun sequence genome. Coding sequences within it:
- the LOC117901780 gene encoding uncharacterized protein LOC117901780 — translated: MVFGVEFGAIVGCVLISCVIILFYIYAHVYKSWSQINTLYEAPVLPPLHSLKLTLGQLKRYNGTRQDGRILVAFKGKIYDVSADSEFIAGGSLNFVAGTDFSRYLNTELPLEPLERAAFVERWQNQLDTIYDCVGSLVDRQGNPLFMRKEINWQNSEALEDIMQDQKIFDFCQDKMDTKSVEVGMKDSVKNSLSNEQFLKEFLNAETAAPVMSLNNAPNQIIDLDLD